In Pseudanabaena sp. FACHB-2040, the genomic stretch TTAAAAGCACTTTGATGTAGCCAGGCTCAATATTGCCATGCGCGAATTCTACGAAGTTGTTCAAGCTACCACCCAAGAGCAACGCCATAACCTTGGGGAGCTTACTGGCTCAAGTTTTGGCAGTTCCCCTGAAACGCTGTGTAACCATATCCGCTACCTACGAGCAGGCACGATTGGCCAAATCTTTTGGGATAAATCTTGGAAGCAGGTCGTCACCGATGTGGCAGATCACATCGGCATTGACTGGCTCGCAGTCTTAAAGGGTAGAAAATGGCGCGACCTAGAGGCCAAGGAAATTGAAGTGGCTGTTGTTGCCAAACTCTTTCAGGACATACTGGACAAACTATCCTCTGAGCAACGCCAGCAGCTGGTTATGGAGATGAAACAGGACAACGACGACCCCCGAGTTGAGGCACTGCTCACTGGAGGAGGTGCTATGGCCCTGGCAAAGATGAGCGGCTTTGGGGTCTACTTGATGGCAAGCACCGTACTGGGCGGACTCACTGGTGCTCTGGGCATCACCCTGCCGTTTGCCATCTACATGGGCATGAGCCAAACCATTGCCCTGATACTGGGTCCAATCGGTTGGGCAGCCTTAGCTGGAGGCGTTGTCTTTGCCCTCAACCAGCCTAACTGGAACCGCTTAACCTTGGCCGTTGTATATATCTCAACTATCCGGCACTCAAGGCCGCAAAGATAGCTTCAACTGCTGAGGGAGGGTCTAAAACATCAGGGTTGGCCAAACTAAAACTTCTAATGTTTTGTTCAAAGCTCAGGATCCACACAAAAACTTGATGTTCTCCGTTGAATTCATCTGAAGCATTTTAGAAGAAGTCACAGCGAATCTTGGCACTCGCCTGTTGTAGGCCCCAAAGTAGCCCTGAAAAAGTGAAATTGTATTTAGGACAACTTGATCAGTGGTACGACCTACTTCATCTAGATGTTTACGAAGTAGTAGCAAGGCTCATATCTTGCACCTAGAGATATGGACCTGAAATCCATGGCTCTGTAGTAAGTGCTGCTTGCGCTCAATTTCCTGCAAGAGCAGGACTACAACGAGATCTGACAAAGCGGCTTCGAGGATAACAGTGGCGGCTTGAGCCCAATCAGGCAGAGCCCTAGTGCCTATCGAGAGGTAGCCCCAGTGGGCCAAGATAAAGGCCACTAAAGAGAGCACCAGCCAGCGATACACCCCAAGCAAGCTCTGTTGACCAAAGCGGTGCAGGCCAAAGCGGTGCTTGGCAGTTTTGAAGAAGCCCTCTATCTGCCAGCGATGCCGCCCCCACCAGACAAGGGTGCTCGCTTTGAGGGGTTTGGTGGAGAGCACGTAACGCTTGAGCTTTTTGCCGTCGCGTTTGAGATAGAACCAGGCTATCGTCACCGGGAAGGGTAGACCTTGCAGATAGACCTGCTGCCCGGGCTTATGCAGATGGACCAGTTGCCTGCCATCGCTCAGCCTGCGGTCACACCGTACTCCCGTAATGGCAGCTTGAGCCGTCTAATGCCCTTGAGAAAGGTCACGGTACCAAAGGCAGCATCGGCTAGGACCATGAGCTTGAAGCTCGCTTTGAGCCAACGGGGTAACTGGCGCACCAACCGCAGGCCCAGTTGGACAGGGGAGGGGCTCTCCTTGCCACGGTAGAGGCGGAAGCTCCACGGGATGCGCCAGGGACCAACTACCAGGTACATCACCACCAGATGCACGCCTCGCTTGCCGTTCAAGACACTTACCAAGGGCTTGAATGTCTTAAACTTGCCTCGTTTCTCTAGCGTGGTCAAATCCAGGATGACCTGCAGATGAGGACGACGGCCTCGGGGCCGATACCGTTGCAATTGCTCTCGAAGCGCCCCTCGCACTTGGCGAATCACCCCTCGCACTGACCAAGCGTAGTGATTGAGGAAACGGCTCAGGGCGCTGGCTGACTTCAACCTACTGTGCTGGGGCAGAGGTGAGCCTTGAGCCCTGAGGAACAGTTCCAGAAAGGCATTGAGGCTCTCTCTTTGGTAGGGGCTCGGCATCTCCTCCAACAGTTGGTAAATTAGCTCTTGGGCGTGGGCAAGAATTTCCATTGTTCTTGCAGAGTATTGGTTTCACGCCCTTTCTCTCACCCCCTTGCCCCTGCTGCAAGATCTGAGAAGGTATATTTCATCCAGATTTCGTAAACCTCTAGATTCAAAAAAACTTACTAGAGCTTTATAAAAATGCTGCTGCATTGTAGGGTTTACGAATTTTTACTGTTTTCAACCGGTCGGGTTCCTCTTTAGGGTGTTAATTATCATTAACAGCTTTACCACTAAAGGAAGACTTATACATGGACACAAAAGACGCTGCTCAAAAGGCTGCCAAGATTAATGAAATTCGCAGCAGTGCAAAGACAGTGAAGGCCGTTGTCGAAACCGGTGCAGCAGCTAGTGCAGCTGTAAGTGCTGCAACAGGTTTATCCGTCGCAGCAACATCAGGGGCTGGCATTACTTCTGGTCTTGCTGCAGCTGGTGGTGTAGTAGGCGGTGGCATGGCTGCAGGGCCAGCAGTCTTAGCAGCAGGTCCTGCATACGCTGGTGCAAAGATTATCAACAATACTCTCTTCAAGGATGAAGGGGGGTTAGGTGAGGAGGAACGTGCTGCTCGAGCAGTCGCCCGAAAGGCTACAGGTCTGGGTGCCGCTGCGGGTGTAGCTGGGGCTGGGGCTGTCACAGTAGCTGGCGGAGCATCTGGCGCTGCAATTATGAGCACTCTTGCTGGTATTGGAGGTGTCGTTGGTGGTGGAGCTATTGCAGGTACAGCAGTTGTCGCTCTAGCTCCTGTTGCTGCCGCTGGAGCCCTTGGGTATGGAGTTTATAAGCTCTTTGGGGGTAGGAGAAGACGTAAATAATCCAGACTTAGCTGTCTATTTATTTAACGCTTAGTGAGCGAAGAATAAATCCTTCAAACTTGTACAAACAAGTCATCGTAAGGGCTCTATCTTTTCCTTCTATCGCAAAGCTGTACTCACTTTCTTCTACAACAAGCTAGCAAATAATCTGCAACTCGGATTAATTTCGTTTTTGTCTAAGCTTCTATCAGCCAGTTATTCTCAGAGCAAACTATGGACACTTCAACGCTTTCGCCATCTCAAGCAAGACTAAAGCTTACAATTATCAATAAGCAAGCTGAAGCAAAAAATAGTTACGAGCTCCATGCTGACATGAAAGATATGGGCTTGCCTGATGAAGTCATAGAAATATTAGAACAAATTTTGAGGGTCACATCCAAGGTTGCAGGCAAGGCGATTTCTATTGGGAAAATAATTGTCGTTA encodes the following:
- a CDS encoding RNA polymerase subunit sigma-24, coding for MDTKDAAQKAAKINEIRSSAKTVKAVVETGAAASAAVSAATGLSVAATSGAGITSGLAAAGGVVGGGMAAGPAVLAAGPAYAGAKIINNTLFKDEGGLGEEERAARAVARKATGLGAAAGVAGAGAVTVAGGASGAAIMSTLAGIGGVVGGGAIAGTAVVALAPVAAAGALGYGVYKLFGGRRRRK